From one Trifolium pratense cultivar HEN17-A07 linkage group LG1, ARS_RC_1.1, whole genome shotgun sequence genomic stretch:
- the LOC123902380 gene encoding protein LIGHT-DEPENDENT SHORT HYPOCOTYLS 4-like isoform X1: protein MNSLEEFNSSSNNREKNIINFTNTNPEEKNLTNFTSLTSSSSSAPPASSTLSRYENQKRRDWNTFGQYLRNHRPPLSLSRCSGAHVLEFLRYLDQFGKTKVHSQICPFFGHPNPPAPCPCPLRQAWGSLDALIGRLRAAFEENGGKPEDNPFGARAVRLFLREVRDSQSKARGISYEKKKRKRPPQQQPPPPSNAT, encoded by the exons ATGAATTCACTTGAAGAATTCAACTCATCATCaaataatagagaaaaaaaCATCATCAACTTCACCAACACAAACCCAGAAGAAAAAAACCTAACAAATTTCACGTCGttaacttcatcttcttcatcagcACCACCGGCATCAAGTACTTTGAGCCGTTATGAGAATCAAAAAAGACGCGACTGGAACACTTTCGGACAATATCTCCGAAACCATCGACCTCCATTATCGCTTTCGCGTTGTAGTGGAGCACATGTTCTTGAATTTTTAAGGTATTTAGATCAGTTTGGAAAAACTAAGGTTCATTCACAGATTTGTCCATTTTTTGGTCATCCAAATCCACCTGCACCTTGTCCTTGTCCTTTAAGACAAGCTTGGGGAAGTCTTGATGCATTGATTGGGAGATTGAGAGCTGCTTTTGAAGAAAATGGTGGGAAACCTGAAGATAACCCTTTTGGCGCTCGTGCTGTTCGACTTTTTCTTCGTGAAGTTAGGGATTCTCAGTCTAAAGCTAGAGGGATTAGTTATGAGAAAAAGAAGCGTAAACGTCCTCCACAGCAGCAGCCACCACCACCATCAAATGCTACTTA A
- the LOC123902380 gene encoding protein LIGHT-DEPENDENT SHORT HYPOCOTYLS 4-like isoform X2: MNSLEEFNSSSNNREKNIINFTNTNPEEKNLTNFTSLTSSSSSAPPASSTLSRYENQKRRDWNTFGQYLRNHRPPLSLSRCSGAHVLEFLRYLDQFGKTKVHSQICPFFGHPNPPAPCPCPLRQAWGSLDALIGRLRAAFEENGGKPEDNPFGARAVRLFLREVRDSQSKARGISYEKKKRKRPPQQQPPPPSNAT; encoded by the coding sequence ATGAATTCACTTGAAGAATTCAACTCATCATCaaataatagagaaaaaaaCATCATCAACTTCACCAACACAAACCCAGAAGAAAAAAACCTAACAAATTTCACGTCGttaacttcatcttcttcatcagcACCACCGGCATCAAGTACTTTGAGCCGTTATGAGAATCAAAAAAGACGCGACTGGAACACTTTCGGACAATATCTCCGAAACCATCGACCTCCATTATCGCTTTCGCGTTGTAGTGGAGCACATGTTCTTGAATTTTTAAGGTATTTAGATCAGTTTGGAAAAACTAAGGTTCATTCACAGATTTGTCCATTTTTTGGTCATCCAAATCCACCTGCACCTTGTCCTTGTCCTTTAAGACAAGCTTGGGGAAGTCTTGATGCATTGATTGGGAGATTGAGAGCTGCTTTTGAAGAAAATGGTGGGAAACCTGAAGATAACCCTTTTGGCGCTCGTGCTGTTCGACTTTTTCTTCGTGAAGTTAGGGATTCTCAGTCTAAAGCTAGAGGGATTAGTTATGAGAAAAAGAAGCGTAAACGTCCTCCACAGCAGCAGCCACCACCACCATCAAATGCTACTTAG